The Candidatus Manganitrophaceae bacterium genome segment TCAGGTCGAGGAATTGAAGCCCGCGGTTGGTATATTTCTTCGCAATGCTGACGACGAGCCGAAGGTTCGCTTCGACCAGCTCGCTCTTCGCATATTTCATCCGCTGCTCGGACTGAGAAAGCTGTTGGATGGAATGCCTTAACTCCTCCGCCGAGACAAATGCCGACTCTTCGACCTCCCGAATTCTCTTTTTGGCGCTTCGATAGGTTTTCTCAATCTCCAAGATCTGCTCTTCCGAGAGGTTGACCTTTCTTTCAACGGCCCGCATCTCTCTCCGCCCCAGCTTCGCTTTTTTCAAAAGGGCGTTGAGCTCATCACTCGGGACGCCCAATTTCCTCGTGCAAAGGGTGACCTCCCGTTCGGCGTGGATCACCTTATCGGCCAGAGAGCGGAGCTCCTCGATGAGTCCTTCAATCACACGGGGATGGAGGTTGAGCGATTCAATCCGCTCGATCACTTTGGCCCGCGCGACTCTGACGATCTCCTGTGCCTGCTTTTTTCCCTTTTCCGAGCGGGCGGAGCGCTTGGTCCGCTCGATGATTTTCATCAGGTCGCGGTAGCGGTTCTTAATCTGAACCATCACTTCGAGGGTCTTGTTCTTCAGCTCCCGTTCATCCTGCTCGACCACCTCAAATTCTTCATCCTCCGGCATAGAGACGACTTCGCCGATCTGAATCTGCTCCCCCTTGAGCTCCTCGCCGAGCGACAGCACCTTCTGGATGGCGATCGGAAGACCAAAGATAATGCTGGAGATCTCTTTCTTCCCCTCCTCGATCCGCTTGGCGATCTCGATTTCACCCTCCCGTGAAAGAAGGGGGACCGATCCGATCTCTCTGAGATAAAGTCGGACCGGATCATCGGTTCTGCTGACGGCGCCGGGGGTGAGATCGATCTCTTTCTCCCGCTCTTCCCCGACCACTTCCTCGTCGACCTCTTCCACCTCCTCGACCTCTTCGACCTCTTCATCCGATTCGGCCGGCAGTCGCTGGAAGCGGCCCGCATCTTCCGGATCGATGACCTCGATATCCATCTCACCGAACATCACCATGATATGGTCCAGCTGGTCGGAAGAGAGAACATCCGCCGGAAGGGCATTATTCAATTCCTCATAGGTGAGGAATCCTTTTTCTTTGCCTAAAGAAATCAGTTGTTTGACCTCTTCCATTTTTTCTTCTTTGGACATGGAACCTCCGATATATCCCTAAATAAACTTTATAAAGATTCGTTCAGCTGGTTTAATTTTCTTCTCAATTCAAAAAGACGACGCTGCAACGACTCGATTAATTCACTGTCGCCGCCTCGGTCGGCCTCTCTTATTTTTCCCTGAAGCGCGATGCTTTCCCGCTGCATCCTTTTCTTCTGCAGAGAGGCGACGCAATCTTTGAGCGTCTGCGGCGCGTCCTCAAAATAATTTTCACGGATCGACAAGCGGCGCACCAGCCCCAAGAGCGACTCGTCCATCTCGTCCAACGCTTCCAAATTCTGCGGCGTGGACCATCGGCCTTCAGCGGCATTCCATAAATGGCTAAGAATGCCGCGCATCTGTGGATCTGTAAAATCGTCCAATTCCAGACCGGAGAGCGCAGATGGGTCTATTTGGTTCTGGAGGAGAAGGGAGACAATCATCTCCTCACCCTGAGGAAGCCTCGCTCCGGCCGGGAGCGCCTGGCTGACTGGACGCGCTTCCTTTTTTCCTTTGGTTCGGGAAGCAAATTGGGCCCGCAGATCAGGCTCTTCGATATTGAGCGTCTCTGAGAGCGTTTTTAAATAATGGCCCTGCTCGAATTTGTTTTTCAGCTTTTCAATAAGGGGAAAGATCTCCTCCGTTACCTTGATTTTATCATCAATCGATTTCAAAGAGGAAGCCTCCGCCAGCTTGGCGATGGCAAAATCGATCAAGGTTTTTCCTTCCCCTAACTTACTAAGAAAGCCCTCCTTCCCGACCCTCCGGATAAAGAGATCCGGGTCCTCTCCCGGCGGAAGCGAGATCACTTCGGCAGAGATTCCCTCTGTAATAAAGAGGGGGGCGGTCCGAATCGCCGCGCGGGCCCCCGCCTCATCCGGATCAAAGAGGAGGAAGACTTTTTCGGTCCATCTTCGGATCAGACGGAGATGGTCTTCCGTTAAAGCGGTCCCCATCGTCGCGATAACGTTCGTGATGCCGGCCTGGTGCGCCGCCACGACATCAAAATAACCTTCGACGATGATCAGGGAGCGCGCTCCCGATTTTTTGGCCCGATCCAATGCAAAAAGATGTCTCCCCTTCGTGAAGACGGGGGTCTCGGAGGTGTTCAGATATTTCGGCTGCGCGTCATCCAAGACCCGTCCGCCAAATCCGACCACATTTCCCTGCAGGTTGCGAATGGGGAAGAGCACCCGATTTCGGAACCGATCGAAGAAGGTCTCTTCTCCCTCTCTCCTTGAGATCAGCCCCGCTCTCTCCAGAAGGGGACGCGGAAACTGTCGGCCGAGTTGTTTTAGAAGATCGTCCCGCCGGGGGAGGGAGAAACCGATCGAAAATGCTTGAATGGTCTCCGGCGTAATCCCTCTTTTCTTAAGATAGTCGACAGCACGGGCCCCTTCGGGCGTCTCCAGCAAATTGCGCTGAAAATAGGTGGCGGCGGCCTCGTTGATGCGATAGATCTGATCGGTCTCACCCCGGACCGCAGGATTCTCTTTCGGAGTATATTCCGGAATGACCACCCCGGCTTTGCCCGCCAGCTTACGAAGGGCTTCCGGGAAAGCAAGGTTTTCCATCTTCATGATAAATTGAAAGATATTTCCCCCGGTTCCACATCCAAAGCAGTGAAAGATCTGTTTAGAAGGGCTCACCGTGAAGGAAGGGCTTTTTTCGGCATGAAAAGGGCAGAGCCCCAGATAATTCTGCCCTGCTTTCTTGAGGGCAAGATATTCGGATATGACAGCGACCAGATCGGTTCTGTCCCGAATGGTTTCGATGAGCTGGTCAGGAACCCGTCTTCCGAGCAAAGAAACGCCTTCTTTAAAGTCAGGACCCTGCAGTTTTTTCGCGACCCTCAGGTTACTTTTGCCCGAGGCATTCTCGAACCACCTGGCTGATCTTGTTTCCTTCGGCCTTTCCGACAAGCTGCGGGATCAACAGCTTCATGACCTTCCCCATTTCCTTCACATCGGTCGCGCCCGATTGGGCGATGGCCTCCTGGACCTTGATTCGAAGCGCTTCATCGGAAATCTGCTCGGGAAGAAAGGATTGAAGAATCGTCAGCTCTTTCTCTTCTTGCTCCACGAGGTCTTGACGTCCCCCCTTTGCGAACTGCTCGATCGACTCCCGCCGCTGCTTCATGGCAGAGCTGATCAGCTGAAGGACCTCTTCCTCGGTCAGCTTCTGTCCCTTCCCCTTGTCGATCTCTTTGTTCTTAATGGCCGAACGGAGGAGGCGGATGACGGAGAGTCGGGCGGCATCGCCGGTCCGCATCGCCCCTTTTAATTCTTCAGCCAATTTTTCTTGGGTTGTCATTTTTATGATTCGTCGAAGGATTCACAAGAACAAGATAAATTTTCATTATAGCGAACGGGGTATCTCTTGTCAACCAGTTGTTTTTATTTTATTTTCTCTGCCTCTTTAACCGGGGGGCCAGCGCATCGGGCGCCCCCCTAACAGATGAATATGGAGGTGAAAAACCGTTTGGCCGGCATCCCTTCCCGAGTTGATAACGGTCCGAAAGCCCTGTTCCGCAATCCCCTTTTCCTGGGCCAACTGAGGAACCACGGAGAAAAGATGCGCTACCTCCATTCTCTGGTCAGAGGTCAGGTCGAGCAGGCCGGAGAGGTGCTTTCGGGGGATCAGCAGCAGATGCACCGGCGCCTGAGGGTTAATATCCTCAAATGCGATGACCTTTTCGTCCTCGTAGACCAGCTTGCAGGGGATTTTCTTCTCGACAATTTTACAGAAGAGGCAGTCCGGGTTTACCATATCGGCTCCTTAGCGTTTCGCGGCAGGTTTTTTCGTTCGCGATTTTTTCTCGCGCGATTTTTTCTCGGCCAGTCCCGATTGAGCGGTCCGGCGCTGCAACTCCTCATCGATTGCCTTTAGAGGAATCCCCTGCTGATTCAGAGCGACCAAAAGGTGGTAGAAGAGGTCGGCTGTCTCATGGATGACCTCTTTCCGATCCTCGTTTTTGGCGCTGATAATGAACTCGCCCGCCTCCTCCCCCACTTTTTTCAGGATCGAATCGATCCCCCCCTGAAGCAGAAGGCTCGTATACGAATGGGGAGAAGGATGCTTCTTCCGTTCCGAGATCATCTGGTAGAGCGCTTCGAGCATCGGAAGCGCCGGCTGGGCCGGGGCCGAATGCGACGGGCAGCCATTTGCATCGATCTTCTCGAAAAAACAGGAGCGGCTCCCGGTATGACAGGCGACGCCGACCTGCTCGACCTCAATCAAAAGGGTGTCTTGGTCGCAGTCGGTATAAAGCGCCTTTACCCGCTGGATGTGCCCCGACGTCTCCCCTTTTCGCCAGAGCGTCTTTCGCGAGCGGCTCCAAAAATGGGTTTCGCCCGACCGGAGCGTTTTTTCCAGCGCCTCCGCGTTCATATAGGCGACCATCAACACATCTTTCTTTGCATGGTCGACGATGACCGCCGGAATCAGCCCCCGGGAAAATTTCAGCTGGTCGATTATTTTCTTCATACGCTTCGAACCGAAACCCCCCGCTCGGCCAGATAGCGCTTCGCCTGCGGGATCGAATAGGTCTGGTAATGAAAGATCGAGGCGGCGAGCACCGCATCGGCCCGGCCGACGGCGACCCCTTGATAGAGATGCTCCAGGGTTCCGACCCCGCCGGAGGCGATGATCGGGACATGCACCGCCTCGGCCACCCCTTTTGTTAATTCCAGATCATACCCCTGCGTCGTCCCGTCCTGGTCCATGCTGGTGAGGAGGATCTCCCCCGCGCCGAACCCCTCCATTTTCTTTGCCCAGGTGATCACGTCGATCCCGGTTTCCTTTCGGCCGCCGTGGGTGTACACCTGCCAGGTCGGATTTTCCGGGTCGTCCTCCCGCCGGTTTTTGTTCCGCTTCGCATCAATGGCGACGACGATCGTGGAGCTGCCGAACTGGAGCGCCGCGGCCCGGACGAACTCCGGATTTTCGACGGCGGCGGTATTGATCGAGACCTTGTCGGCGCCGGCCGCGAGCAGCCGCCGGACATCTTCCACCGTTCGGACGCCGCCGCCGACGGTCAGCGGCATCGAGACCTCTTCGGCCGTCCGCCGGACGATCTCCAACAGAATATCCCTTCCTTCCGACGACGCGGTGATATCGAGAAAGCAGAGCTCGTCGGCCCCTTGCGCTTCATAGAGCTTGGCGATCTCCACCGGATCGCCGGCATCTTTCAAGTTGACGAAGCCGACCCCTTTGACGACCCGTCCCCCTTTGACGTCGAGACAAGGGATGATCCGCTTGGCCAGCATCACCCCTCCCCGCGAAGCATCGCCAGCGCCTTCGGCAGCGAGAGGGCCCCGGTATAGAGCGCCTTCCCGACGATCGCCCCCTCGACCCCGGGGATCTCGGCCAGCTGTTGGATCTGCTTTAGGGTCGTCACCCCGCCCGAGGCGATAATCGGAATCTCGACCTGCATTCCGATTTCTCTGAAGAGATCGATGTTCGGGCCGGCGAGCATCCCGTCTTTCTCGATGTCGGTTAAAATCAGCGCGGCGACCCCCGCCTCCTGCATCCGATACGCCAAGGTGGCGACCTCCTCCGGATGAATCTCGGTCCAGCCCCGGACGGCGACCTGCCCTTGCTTCGAATCGATTCCTGCGATGATCTGGCGGGGAAATTTCCGCGTTGCCTCCTTGACCAGCGCCTCGTTCTGAAGCGCGGCGGTCCCCAGGATGACTGCGGCGGCCCCGACCGAAAGATAGCGCTCCACCCGCTCGAGGTCGCGGATGCCGCCGCCGACCTGGACCGGGATCTGAACCGCTTTGATCATCTGTGCGATCAATTCATAATGGACCGTCGTCCCGCCGACGGCGCCGTCGAGATCGACGAGATGAAGGCGCTCGGCCCCTTGCGCCTCCCACTGCCGGGCCATCTCCGCCGGATCTTCCGAGTAGACCGTCTCGGAATCCATCGCTCCCTGCGTGAGGCGAACGCAGCGCCCCCCTTTGATGTCAATCGCCGGAATTAAAATCATCCGCGTCCCTCACTTCAACTTAGCAAAATTCGCCAGAAGGGTTCGTCCCCGCTCCTGGCTCTTCTCCGGGTGAAACTGGCAGGCAAAGAGGTTGTCGCGGGCGATCGCCGAGGCGAACCGAACCCCATACTCGGTGGTCGTCGCAACGGCCTCTTCGTCTTTTGGAACGGCATAATAGGAGTGGACGAAATAAAAATAAGACTGGTCCGGAATGCCCTCCAGGATCGGCGTTTTCTTCTCGATCCGGAGTTGGTTCCATCCCATATGCGGCACCTTCAGCGCCCCCTCCGGAAAGCGAACCACCCGACCGGGAATGAGGTCGAGGCCGGGGTGCGGCCCGAACTCCATCCCCTCCGTGAAAAGGATTTGAAGGCCAAGACAGATCCCAAGATACGGCTTTCCCGTTCGGATCGATTTGGCAATCGGATCGAGGAGGCGAAGGGCCTCGAGGTTCTTCATACACTCCGGAAAGGCGCCGACGCCGGGGACCACCAGATGGCTGGCGTCGGCAACCCTCTTCGGGTCGCGCGTGATCTCGGCGGCATATCCGGCCCGCTCGAATCCCTTCTGAACGCTTCGAAGGTTCCCCGATCCATAGTCAACAATAACGATTTTCATCAGCGTTGAAGGAACCTCCGTTCCTTACAATTTTCCCTTCGTCGAGGCAACCCCCTTTAACCTCGGATCGATCTGGGTCGCTTGATCGAGCGCGCGGCCAAATCCTTTAAAGATCGCCTCCAAAATATGGTGTGGATCCTTGCCGTATTGGAGGTTCACATGGAGGTTGATCCGACATTGGTCGACGACCGAACGAAAGAAGTGTTCGATCAGATCGGTATCGAATTCCTTAATCTTCTTCTTCGGCATCTGCACATGATAAACGAGATAAGGACGGCCCGAGAGATCCACCGTCACCTCCGCAAGCGCCTCATCGAGCGGGATGGCGGCATGACCGAACCGCCGAATCCCCCGCTTCTCCCCCCAGGCCTTGGCCAGCGCCTCGCCGAGAACGATCCCGATGTCTTCCACCGTATGATGGTCGTCGATCTCGACATCTCCCTTCGCCTTGACGGTCAGATCGAAATAGCCATGCTTCGCAAAGGCCGAGAGCATGTGATTTAGAAAGGGAAAGGGGGTCTCGACCTGATACTTTCCCGATCCGTCGAGGTCGACCTGAAGGGTAATCGCCGTCTCTTTCGTTTCCCGTGTCACAACACCGTTACGCATTTTTTTTCACCCTGACCCGGACCATGTTGGCATGGGCTTCTAAGCCTTCGACCTCCGCGATGCGGACCAGATGTTCGCCGCTTCGCTCCAGCGCCTCCCGGCTGTAGGAGATGACGCTGCTCCGTCTGACGAAATCGTCGACACAGAGCGGCGAGAAGAACCGCGCCGTCCCCCCGGTCGGCAAGACATGATTCGGTCCGGCGATGTAATCGCCCAACGCCTGCGGCGTCTGCTCGCCGAGGAAAACCGATCCGGCATGGACAATTTGATCGAGATAAGCGAACGGCTCGGAGACGAAGAGGGACAGATGCTCCGGCGCGATCTCATTGGAGAGCGCGATCGCCTGCTTGAGATCGGGAACGATGAAAGTCACCCCATGCTGCCGCAATGACATCGTCGCGATCTTTTTCCGAGGGAGCCGGGCGAGTTGCGCTTTCATCTCTTTTTCGACTTTGGCGACCAGCTTTTGGGAGGTCGCCACAAAGATCACCACCGCCTCTTCGTCATGCTCCGCCTGGGAGAGGAGGTCGGAGGCGACATAGGTCGGGTTCGCCCGGTCGTCGGCGATAATCAGCAGCTCGCTCGGTCCGGCGATCATGTCGATATCGACCAGTCCATAAACCAGCCGCTTGGCGGCGGCGACATACTGATTCCCCGGCCCGACGATCTTATCGACCTTCGGTATCGTTTCGGTGCCGTACGCCAGGGCGCCGACCGCCTGGACCCCGCCGATCCGATAGATCTCGCTGACGCCGGCGATGTCGGCGGCGATCAATAGATAGGGGTTGATCGCCCCTTCCGGAGAGGGGGAGCAGATCACCAAGCGGGGCACCCCGGCCACCCGGGCGGGAATCGCGTTCATCAGCACCGAGGAGGGATAGGCCGCCTTTCCGCCGGGGACGTAAAGCCCTACCCGTTCGATCGGATGGACCCGCTGGGCAAGGTAGATCCCGTCGTTTTGAAGGGTGAACCCCTCTTTCTTCTGCTTCTCATGAAAGGCGGTGATCCGATCGGCGGCATATTTAAGGCTCTCCACCACCGCCGGGTCGGCCTTTTCATAGGCTCGCCGAAGCTGATCTCCGTCGACGCGGAGCTCGGAAGCGCTCAGCCGGAGCCGGTCGAACTTTTCGGTATACCGGAGAACCGCGCGGTCTCCCTTTTCCCGCACCTCGTTGAGAATCTTTCGGACCGTCTTCTCGATCGAGTCCGCTCCGAGATCGAGGCGATTCAATACTTTCCGATAAAGCGTCTGAAACCGTCGATCGTCCACGTGAACCGTTTTCATCATTGCGAGCATGGCCAGACCGTCCTCCTTATCCGCGGCTTTTCGCCGCAGGCTTCTTGAGTTCTTTCTTGATTGCGTCGAACAATTTTTGAATGGCCGGGTATTTTAATTTGAGGCTCGCCCGGTTGACGATGAGCCGGGCCGTGCAGAGGGCGATCTCATCGACGACGCCCAGGTGATGGGTCCGGAGCGTCTCGCCGCTGGAGGTGAGGTCGACGATCTGATCGGCGAGCCCGACCAACGGCGCCAGCTCGATCGAGCCGTAGAGCTTGATAATCTCGATCGGGATTCCTTTCTCCAAAAAATAGCGCTCGGTGATGTTCGCATACTTCGTCGCCACCCGGAGCTTGGAGTGGCCGTTGCTCCGCGCGCCGCGCGACCCATTGCCGCTCGGCGCGGCGAGGACGATCCGGCAGAAGCCGTATTCGAGATCGATCGGCTCATAGACGTCGCACATCTGCTCCAGGAGGAGGTCTTTTCCGACAATCCCGACATCGGCCGCGCCATATTCGACATAGGTCGGAACATCGGTCGCCCGAACCAGGATCACCTTCACCTTTTTTTCGGGGATATCAAAGGTCAGCCGGCGGCTCTCTTCCGAGAGCTCCGACGAGGAGAGGCCGAGCCGTTTGAGAAATTCGATGCTCGGTTTGAGGAGTCGCCCTTTCGACAATGCGATGGTTAGGAGCGGCCTGTTCATCTCTTCTGCCTTTCCACCCGAATCACCGGGACGATCCGGTCGATTCCGACTGTTCGGCCGACGCGCCGCACTCACCCGGCCCCCTTTACCCGCCGAATCGTCGCCCCGACCTTCGAGAGCTTCTCCTCGATTCGCTCGTATCCCCGATCAAGATGATAAATCCGCAAAATCTCCGTCTCTCCTTTTGCGATGAGCCCCGCTAAAATCAACCCGGCGCTCGCCCGCAAATCCGACGCCATCACCGGCGCCCCCGAGAGCTTCCGGACCCCTTTGATGACGGCATGGTTTCCTTCTAAACGAATCTGCGCCCCCATCCGCCGCAGCTCGGCGACATGGTTGAAGCGGCTCTCGAAGATCGTCTCGGTGATGACGGAAAGACCGTCGGAGATCGACATCAACGCCATCATCTGCGCCTGCATGTCGGTCGGAAAGCCGGGGTAGGGAAGGGTCTTCACATCGACCGCGTGAATCTCACCCCCTTTGACCCGCAGGAGGTCCCGTTCCTCGGTGATCGTCACCCCCGCAAGCCGCAGCTTGTCGATCAGGCTGGTGAGATCCGCTGCGTGTCCACCGCGAAGGATCAGCTCTCCCCGGGTGATGGCGGCGGCCACCATAAACGTCCCCGCCTCAATCCGATCGGGCATCACCCGGTACGACGCGCCCCTCAACGAGGAGACCCCCTCGATGGTGATCCGGTCGGTTCCGGCCCCCTGAATCCGGGCGCCGCAGGCGCTGAGAAATCGGGCCAGATCGGCGATCTCCGGCTCACAGGCGGCATTCTCTAAAAGGGTGGTTCCCTCCGCCAGGGTGGCGGCCATCATCAAATTCTCGGTGCCGGTCACGGTCGGGACATCAAAGTAAATCTGAGCCCCTTTTAGCTTTCCCGCCTTGGCATGGATCATTCCATGCTCGATCTGAATCTGGGCCCCCATCTTTTCGAGGCCGGCGAGATGGAGCTGGATCGGCCGGGCGCCGATGGCACATCCCCCCGGCAAGGAGACGTGCGCCTCGCCGCCGCGGGCGAGCAGCGGCCCCAAGACCAAGATCGACGCCCGCATCGTCTTGACAAGCTCATAGGGGGCTTCACAGCTCTCGATCGACCGGACCTGAATCGTATGAACCCCCTTCTCCTCGGAAATCTCCGCCCCCATTCCGCGAAGGAGCTTCTCGATCGTCACCACATCCATCAACTTCGGGATTCCCAGAAGGGTCTGCGGCTCCGGAGAGAGCAAGGTGGCGGCCAAAATCGGAAGGGCGGCGTTTTTGGCGCCGCTGATCTCGATCTCTCCGTTGAGGCGGCTTCCCCCCTGGATGACGATTTTATCCATCGAGCGGACCCATCTCGGTTCGTTTGGGTCGACCGTCGGCACAGATACACCGGGCGATCCGGTCGATGTTGGCAAAATCGGGCAGAAAGGTTGGAATGAAATCGGTCTCCGCCTCGGCGAAGCTCCGGAACCAAGCAGACTGTCCCGCGCCGAGCTCGAAGAGAAGCACCCCGCCGGGGGCGAGATAAAGAGAGGCTTGCCGCAGGACCCGGCGATAAATCGCCGTCCCTTCCTCCGGAGCGAAGAGGGCAAGCGCCGGCTCATAATCGCGCACTTCGGGCGGCAGGGTCGGCCGATCCCGTTCAGAAATATAAGGGGGATTGCAGACGATGAGATCAAAGCGCTCTTGATCGGCCTCCAGCGGCGCGAAGAGATCGCCTTGGAGAAACGTGATTCGTGAAAGAGATTGATGGCGCGCGGCGTTTTGCGAGGCGGTTTGCAGCGCCGTTTCATTCAGATCGGTTGCGACCACCTTGGTATGGGGAAAGCGTTTTGCGAGGGCGACGGCCAGGGCGCCGCTGCCGGTGCAGAGATCGAGAATCCGCGAAGGAGCCGGAGCGATCCGTTGCGCTTCCTCGACGATCAGCTCGGTCTCGGGCCGGGGGATAAAGACCCCCGGACGGATGGCGAGGGTTAAGCCGTCGAATTCGACCTCACCGGTAATGTATTGAAGCGGCTCGCGTCGGCTCCGGCGGGTGATTCGCGCGCGGAAAACGTGCGCCTGATCGGGCTCGATGGACCGATTCGGTTCAAGGTAGAGATCGATCCGACGGCAGCCGAGCGACCCGGCGAGGAGGAGCTCCGCCTCCAATTGCGGCGCCGGCACCCCGGCGCGATCAAGGACGGTCCTCGCTTCCAGAAGGAGTGCGGCGGCGGTCACCTCTTTTGTCCTGACAATCGGCATTTTCTGTCACGCGGTTGAAGGGGAGGTCTCAACAAACGGCGGCGCCGCGCGCTTACGACTCCGCCAGTCTCTTCTCTTCGTCGTCGGTGATCAACGCATTGATGACCGAATCGACCTCTCCTTGGAGAATCTGGTCCAGTTGATAGAAGGAGAGATTGATCCGATGATCGGTCAGCCGGTTTTCCTTGAAATTGTAGGTCCGGATCTTTTCGCTTCGCTCTCCGGTCCCGACCTGGGATTTCCGATTCTTCGCGATCTCCTGCTCCTGCTTCTCTCGCTCGATCTCAAGCAAGCGCGAGCGAAGGATCCGCATCGCCTTGGTCCGATTTTTCAGCTGAGAGCGCTCGTCTTGACAAGAGACGACCGTCCCGGTCGGAATATGGGTGATCCGGACCGCCGAGTAGGTGGTGTTCACACTCTGGCCGCCCGGCCCGGAGGAGCAGAAGGTATCGATCCGAAGATCTTTTTGATCGACCTGGATATCGACCTCTTCCGCTTCCGGGATCACCGCCACCGTGACAGTTGACGTGTGAATCCGCCCGCTCGCCTCGGTTTCCGGAACCCGCTGCACCCGGTGAACGCCGCTTTCGAATTGAAAATGGCGGTAGGCCCCCTTTCCGGCCACGGCGAGAACGACCTCTTTCAGCCCGCCGACGCCGGTCTCACTGGAGGTCATCATCTCGGCCTTCCACCGGTGCTTTTCGGCATATTTCATATACATCCGAAGCAGGTCCGAAGCGAAAAGCCCCGCCTCGTTTCCGCCGGTCCCGGCCCGGATCTCCAGGAAAATATTTCGGTCGTCATGCGGATTTTTGGGAACCAAGAGGGTCTTTAAGACCGATTCCTGCGCCTCTTTTTTTTTCTGGAGCGCCTGCCATTCGCCTTCGGCCATCTCGCGCAGCTCGGGATCGGCCTTAGGATCGCGACGCACCTCATCCGTATCGGCGATCTCTTTGAGAATCGCGCGATAGGCTTCGTATTGCTGGACGGTTTCCTCGTATTCGGCCCGCTCTTTGGCCAGACGGATCTGTTCCGTCGGATTCGACATAATCGCCGGATCGGATAGCTGCGCCGTGAGGGCTTCGTACTTTTTGACGATCCCTTCCAGCTTGTCTGTCAGGAACTCTTCTTTAGAAAGCACCATAGCGGTTCACGAGTCTAGATGGTTCAATGACACCGGGATCAGCCCCGGGCCGAACGGTTCAGAGAGAGGAAAATAAAAAACCTGCCGGTGAAGGCAGGCTCAGGAAGAGGAAGCGGGGACTATTTCTTCGCGTATTTCTTCTTGAACCGCTCCACGCGGCCCTCGGTATCGACGATCTTTTGCGTTCCGGTGAAAAATGGATGACAGGACGCACAAATATCGAGCCGGATGTCTTTTCGGGTCGATTTTGATTTCAGCACCGCCCCGCAGGCGCAAGCAATCTCGACCTCATTATATTCGGGGTGAATCGCTGTTTTCAT includes the following:
- the rpmE gene encoding 50S ribosomal protein L31 gives rise to the protein MKTAIHPEYNEVEIACACGAVLKSKSTRKDIRLDICASCHPFFTGTQKIVDTEGRVERFKKKYAKK
- a CDS encoding ATP phosphoribosyltransferase; this translates as MNRPLLTIALSKGRLLKPSIEFLKRLGLSSSELSEESRRLTFDIPEKKVKVILVRATDVPTYVEYGAADVGIVGKDLLLEQMCDVYEPIDLEYGFCRIVLAAPSGNGSRGARSNGHSKLRVATKYANITERYFLEKGIPIEIIKLYGSIELAPLVGLADQIVDLTSSGETLRTHHLGVVDEIALCTARLIVNRASLKLKYPAIQKLFDAIKKELKKPAAKSRG
- the hisD gene encoding histidinol dehydrogenase — protein: MLAMMKTVHVDDRRFQTLYRKVLNRLDLGADSIEKTVRKILNEVREKGDRAVLRYTEKFDRLRLSASELRVDGDQLRRAYEKADPAVVESLKYAADRITAFHEKQKKEGFTLQNDGIYLAQRVHPIERVGLYVPGGKAAYPSSVLMNAIPARVAGVPRLVICSPSPEGAINPYLLIAADIAGVSEIYRIGGVQAVGALAYGTETIPKVDKIVGPGNQYVAAAKRLVYGLVDIDMIAGPSELLIIADDRANPTYVASDLLSQAEHDEEAVVIFVATSQKLVAKVEKEMKAQLARLPRKKIATMSLRQHGVTFIVPDLKQAIALSNEIAPEHLSLFVSEPFAYLDQIVHAGSVFLGEQTPQALGDYIAGPNHVLPTGGTARFFSPLCVDDFVRRSSVISYSREALERSGEHLVRIAEVEGLEAHANMVRVRVKKNA
- the hisB gene encoding imidazoleglycerol-phosphate dehydratase HisB; this translates as MRNGVVTRETKETAITLQVDLDGSGKYQVETPFPFLNHMLSAFAKHGYFDLTVKAKGDVEIDDHHTVEDIGIVLGEALAKAWGEKRGIRRFGHAAIPLDEALAEVTVDLSGRPYLVYHVQMPKKKIKEFDTDLIEHFFRSVVDQCRINLHVNLQYGKDPHHILEAIFKGFGRALDQATQIDPRLKGVASTKGKL
- the hisH gene encoding imidazole glycerol phosphate synthase subunit HisH gives rise to the protein MMKIVIVDYGSGNLRSVQKGFERAGYAAEITRDPKRVADASHLVVPGVGAFPECMKNLEALRLLDPIAKSIRTGKPYLGICLGLQILFTEGMEFGPHPGLDLIPGRVVRFPEGALKVPHMGWNQLRIEKKTPILEGIPDQSYFYFVHSYYAVPKDEEAVATTTEYGVRFASAIARDNLFACQFHPEKSQERGRTLLANFAKLK
- the prmC gene encoding peptide chain release factor N(5)-glutamine methyltransferase is translated as MPIVRTKEVTAAALLLEARTVLDRAGVPAPQLEAELLLAGSLGCRRIDLYLEPNRSIEPDQAHVFRARITRRSRREPLQYITGEVEFDGLTLAIRPGVFIPRPETELIVEEAQRIAPAPSRILDLCTGSGALAVALAKRFPHTKVVATDLNETALQTASQNAARHQSLSRITFLQGDLFAPLEADQERFDLIVCNPPYISERDRPTLPPEVRDYEPALALFAPEEGTAIYRRVLRQASLYLAPGGVLLFELGAGQSAWFRSFAEAETDFIPTFLPDFANIDRIARCICADGRPKRTEMGPLDG
- the murA gene encoding UDP-N-acetylglucosamine 1-carboxyvinyltransferase, with amino-acid sequence MDKIVIQGGSRLNGEIEISGAKNAALPILAATLLSPEPQTLLGIPKLMDVVTIEKLLRGMGAEISEEKGVHTIQVRSIESCEAPYELVKTMRASILVLGPLLARGGEAHVSLPGGCAIGARPIQLHLAGLEKMGAQIQIEHGMIHAKAGKLKGAQIYFDVPTVTGTENLMMAATLAEGTTLLENAACEPEIADLARFLSACGARIQGAGTDRITIEGVSSLRGASYRVMPDRIEAGTFMVAAAITRGELILRGGHAADLTSLIDKLRLAGVTITEERDLLRVKGGEIHAVDVKTLPYPGFPTDMQAQMMALMSISDGLSVITETIFESRFNHVAELRRMGAQIRLEGNHAVIKGVRKLSGAPVMASDLRASAGLILAGLIAKGETEILRIYHLDRGYERIEEKLSKVGATIRRVKGAG
- the prfA gene encoding peptide chain release factor 1, whose product is MTDKLEGIVKKYEALTAQLSDPAIMSNPTEQIRLAKERAEYEETVQQYEAYRAILKEIADTDEVRRDPKADPELREMAEGEWQALQKKKEAQESVLKTLLVPKNPHDDRNIFLEIRAGTGGNEAGLFASDLLRMYMKYAEKHRWKAEMMTSSETGVGGLKEVVLAVAGKGAYRHFQFESGVHRVQRVPETEASGRIHTSTVTVAVIPEAEEVDIQVDQKDLRIDTFCSSGPGGQSVNTTYSAVRITHIPTGTVVSCQDERSQLKNRTKAMRILRSRLLEIEREKQEQEIAKNRKSQVGTGERSEKIRTYNFKENRLTDHRINLSFYQLDQILQGEVDSVINALITDDEEKRLAES